In Microplitis demolitor isolate Queensland-Clemson2020A chromosome 10, iyMicDemo2.1a, whole genome shotgun sequence, the sequence atctatattgtttatataaattaaatactcggaaaccaacagctgtcggggaaaatttaatatttattttcctggatcttttcctactgctctatttcatttttctgatcttatttattacttgtaatataattatttattatatatttactattactatctttttattattattcatttatttctctcgatttttttgtccgctttgtcgcaagtcacttgctcggattttccctcgcagattttcccctaaattaaattttgtccgttttaggataaacggtctggcgcctgcgtgcgctaacccagcctgaggagctggttcaggcacaccaagaatttattattaataattttattattgtttaaaacttatcatttattttaatttgagggaaatatttaaaatcagttattagtatttattattatttatttatcacgcgtgggtgaccgcatacgaTATATTGAGCTGTTTCGCGTCTCTGTCGCGGATTTGCAGGATAGATtaacgttattattattattattattattattattattattattattattattattattattattattattattattattattattattattattattattattattattattattattattattattattattattattattattattattattattattattattattattattattattattattattattattattattattattattattattattattattattattattattattattattattattattattattattattattattattattattattattattattattattattattattattattattattattattattattattattattattattattattattattattattattattattattattattattattattattattattattattattattattattattattattattattattattattattattattattattattattattattattattattattattattattattattattattattattattattattat encodes:
- the LOC128668715 gene encoding GATA zinc finger domain-containing protein 15-like, with the protein product NNNNNNNNNNNNNNNNNNNNNNNNNNNNNNNNNNNNNNNNNNNNNNNNNNNNNNNNNNNNNNNNNNNNNNNNNNNNNNNNNNNNNN